The Gossypium hirsutum isolate 1008001.06 chromosome D06, Gossypium_hirsutum_v2.1, whole genome shotgun sequence genome contains the following window.
AAGAATAAGATAATGATTTGACCTAATCTTGGATAAGTGGTTGACTGTGGTTTTATTGTAGAGACAAGTGAACTGAATAGAGAATCAAAATCGAGTGAGTCTGAGATGAAGGGGCAACGTTTTAGAGATTTAATAAGACCCAATCAGTGTAGCGTTGAATGAGCTACAAATGATAGATGACAAGGACCGGTCTCCCCTAGGAACTAGTAGATTAGCGCAAAGATCCCACCAATTTCTCAAATTATATGAGAACTCTCTACATTGTTGATACCAATAAGACCGGCTTAGCCTTTCCTAGAGGAAGGAGCAACTACCTATGTAGCAATTTATCGATCTTTATGGAATCTGAACTTTGCGAACAAGTGGATTCAGAGAATCCTTCTTACTTCTTACAATAGAGGGATAAAAACTCCATCTCCAAAGCAACGTGTTGGTAGCAATGTTAATAAAAGTATaaccaataataaataaatgcaagATTTATATGGGCTCTCTAGTGATTCAAGGAGCGCAATACCTCTTTCATAATGTCGAAATGAGGTAAGTTTGGGGGGGAGGcttaagaaaatataataatgGGATTTAATTGTTCTAATTCATCTCTTTCACTCATTATTTCTATGTTGATCTTGTTTGGAATTGTTGAGGGGCCAAACATGACGACTTTGTCAAAATCGTCAAGGATATGGTGAGGCTTTACAACCTGTTTATCATGATCATCACTGAGACTAGGGCGAGAAGGGATGAGGTTCCTTCTATCATCGATCAACTCCCCTTCGACGCTCAGTGATTATTGGACATAAAGGTGGACTTTGGCTCGTTTGGTACTCAGTGAATGCTTTTCCTAGTTTAACTTAAAGGTTGTTGCTAGTTCTCATTTACTGAAATCTTATCTCCACTCCATAAATGTGGGGGTCGTCCCCTCCCTAATTTGAGGTTTAAGTGATCTCGTTATTGTTTAGATGCTTAGGGTTGAAGGGACCCCGTTTCATGTGGTCCAACTTGAGGGAACCCCCCGAATCTTATTTCCCGAAGCCTTACTATGCATTTTCTGATCCCAATTGGAGAACCCTTAACTCCTTTTACAACTGTTTATGTCTGAAGTTTTTAACTTTGATATGATAGATTGATGTTGGACATACGTTAGATATAATGTAAATTATGGACTTGAAATAGTAACACAATCTATCTGTCATCGCGTATACAcataggggtgagcattcgatcgaatcgaatcgaaaatttttgagttaatcgagttttcaaatctcattttatcatcctaactttgtttgaagttttctcgaatcgagtcgagtgagatagaattcgaatcgaatcgaatatatttgttcgagttaaattttaaaaaataattttgggtccttataaccattgtcacccatcgtaataaaatttgtccaccttaatcaatttttttattaactttcatcacctcataatttatttattaattttttatatactagttagcttctttgcttgcttagttgtttcaattatcttcaaattcttgtcactatgtattttggaattaaaaaatatattaaatgtaaaaatatgatttttttaataaaagttattttaaaaataaaatgtgaaattgataccaatataaaattttaacacgaatattttatggcataattaataattcaattttaatataaatattcaatatgactaaacaattcaataatataaataatataaaatgtgtaatttaatttaataatataaatagtatatataaataaaattattactatttatgtttagtgatttttttggataatttttattttttatttgagagtaaagggtgagaagtaaaagtttagagggaaaataaaaagttttgagaataaaagtttgaggaaatgtaaatagggggagtaaaattttggagggaaaatattaaaaaaaattggaggaggagggtttggggtagatgggaggtgggatgggaagggaataaaatttttaaaggaaaagtgagagggagtaaaaattttgggggaaaataaaaggttttgagggtttttgggagtaaaattttgagaaaaaataaatgggagagtaaaattttggtgagaaatggattttgggtagattgggggttgggaggggagagaagtaaaagttttggggaagtGGAaaagagtaaaagttttgaggtaaaagtaaaaaagtttaggagtttggggtaaaaatgtaaaatattatagtttgatattcgaattattcgaattcgaaaactcaactcgattcgaactcgaaattcgaaaaaaaattcgagttgattcgaataactcgattaactcgaataactcgattcgtttaactcgaaattcaaatttttttcgattttttcgaatcgaatacATGTGAATAGTATACAGttctataattaaaaaaaaagagagagaaagtcAGACTCGAACACATGGCTTAGAAACAACACAACGCATGACATTCATTGATTCTGCTTTCTTCATCGTCTGCAACCAATTTTACCTCAGTTttccctttattattattttttgatctTCCTGAAAACCCATACCTCCATTAATACACACCATTTATTCGTTTTCAGTTTTCAACTCTTCCAAAACATTGAAAAACACCCTTTTTTTCTGGTttttcccttttcaatactttTATCTCTATTTTACATCAAAACTCCATCTGTTTTTCCCCATTAGTTCTTGTTCATAACGCGTTTGTTTACTTTGAATCctctctattaatttttttttccagttGTTTGTTTCCCTCGGCGTTCTAACTTTCGACTATTAGTATTTGGTATGCCACTTCTCTCctctatttttattaatatttaacatatgagCAGTaaagttaactttttttttcttgtttctttaattttttatcagCTTTTGTTCATGCAGTTTCTCCTTTGTTTAGGTGGACTTTTTGATTTGTTGTTACGTTCTCACTTACACATATACTGTTCTTATTACTTTAGTGCAAAAGATGGAAAAAGTTTCGACTTTCAAAGATTTCAGTTCAATAAAGATTTAATATTTTATGGAATTTCAGCTAAAACCCAATTGGATTTAAAGCTGTGTTTATTGTAGTTTCAGATGTAactcttttcaattttttccccTGGTTTGTTATGTTAGTGGAGGACACATCTTTAAAACCATTGAAAAAGATGTTAATTTATGGTTATTGAGATTGTtcctaaattaaatttcaaaagttcCTTCTTTGTGATTACTTCTTTTTCTTAATGAAACGTGGGATCCACTTCCACTTTAATGGAGTGGTAGGTTATCAGAAAAGAATCATGGGGTACATAGTTTCTTTGTCTTACTCTATGTTAACCACTTTAATTATTGATTCCTTTTCTTTGGTTGTTATAAAAaaggtttctttctttttaaatggTTGCCTACATCTTTCATTTGATAagaattatcaaaatataaatcttattaattgttatgtatttgTTACATTGCTGAGAAATGCAGTTGTCTATAGGTATTTGTCTTGTGACTTGACTTTTTTGTTATGAGTATTGGCAAGAGTAATTACTTGTTGTTATGTGCATGGACTTTAGTTTAACAAAGTACTTAAATCATTGATTAAAGCTGTGAGTATAATTGACTCAATCATATTATCATCAAGAGACGATTCATGTTTGCTGTTGCTTCTTTTGAGAAAGCTTTACTTATAGGATCGAAATCCGATATTTCTGGCAGGACGGATATGGATCATGGTACTCATAACCCTGAGCCTACGAGAACTGGAGCATTTAGCCAGACAGGCAGCCTTGGCTCTTCATTAAGGAAGCGTTCCTTTAGTATATCAAGTTCCGTGTCCTATCGTATCGATGATGACATTGGCAGTGAGGCTGTTTCGGAGGCAGGGGATATTGGTGATCGGGCTCTTCAAAGCAACAGGCACAGTGTGAGTAGTAGTTGCCGCTTATCTCTGGATCTTGCAATGGAAGGCGGGTCAGTTATTCATCCAGAAGATTTGCATAAAGTCTCTGTTGCGTCACCCGTGCCAGAGGATGTCACATCTCCCCTTCCACTTGATCTATTAAAGGGCCCTGGGGATGAAAAACAAGTGAGCTTTACTGTGTGATTTTTTCCCCCTGTTACCCTGTTTCGCTGTAATAACAAAAGTACATTTGGTGCACCATGCTTCCACATGCAGGAAAAACAAAGACTACCTATGTCGTTGGAGTATATCTCGTGTCTTATCCATTTGGCTGTTTTCGGAATTCTCGGGGTAATTTACTTGAGCTTCCATTCTTGAGTTAATTAGTTTCAGAATTCTGACTTCTGATATATAAAACATAAGGAAGAATACGTTTTGTTGGTAAAATTGACTTCTGGTATATAAAACATAAGGAAGGATACATTTGGTTGGTAAAAAACTGACTTCTCATAGTTTTGCAGGTTTTCACAAGATATTTGCTTGAAAAACTTTTTGGACCGAGTCTTTTAGGTGTGACCAGCAATGAGACCATTGTATACCCCAACCTTCCTTCTAATATGGtatcttctctctctctctctctccaacACAAACACTGTTTGCAATGAGTGACGGTTTGTGAGTGTAGGGTGCACATACTAACCGGTACAACCATGGTTGCACACAATGGTTCGCTCTATCACAATGCCACAAGATTTGGACTTTGGTTTGTCTAATGCTAATTGAGCTGATATATTGATGATATGCTAGACTAGGAGTGACTCTTCATGAATGTTGTTGTGAAGCTTATGCACTGGATGTGCTTCTACAAGCGCTTAATCTGAACCCGTAGACTCTAGATAACCCAAGGAAGCTGCATTGGTAGATAACTCTTTGCAGCCTTTGGTTAGGAAAACCTAGAGATAGATCGGATGCCTAGTGTTCAGTTTTTGCACTTccaaataaatttttattcacTTCGGATTTCCTCTCTTCTTTGTTTCACCCCTATGAATATATTCAAAGTTTTTTTCCACTTGTGAACTTGGTTACATGTTCGTACAGGTTGGCTCTTTCTTGATGGGGTGGTGGGGTGTTGTTTTCAAAGGTGACATATCTCAAGTATCCGATATTTTGGCAGTTGGATTGATTACTGGATACTTGGGTAGCGTCACAACATTCAGTGGTTGGAATCAGAAAATGCTTGATCTCAGTGTAGATGGCCACTGGGTGCAAGCTATACTTGGGTTTCTCATAGGTAATGTGCTACATGATGCCTGTTTATGATTGGAAAAAGTATTTTCTGTTTGGATATTCTGAACTAATGAGCAAAATGGTACTCTCTTGGCTCAATCATCCATGAAAGTTGAAACTCTTTTTCTTGCAGGCTTGTTTCTTGTAGCTTATTCTATCATTTTCGGGATAGAGACAGCAAAGGGTTTCCGGTGGATTCTCAAAAAGCTGAATACAAGACCGGAAAAGGGAGTCCCGAGCTGTAACTGTAATTGGACACTCAACAGCTCCAGACGTCATTTGGTAGCAATGGTGATATTATTGTTAGTTCTTGGTGTTTTATTGAGCGTGAGTGGATTGCTGCTCAAGGAAGAATTTAACAGTGGTAGCAGTGGAGCTCAGCTGTGGCTGGCTTGCTTAGTTGGACCTTTTGGAGTATGGATCAGGTGGTTCTTGGCTCGACTTAATGGACGTGGGTTAGGAAAATCTGGGATTTTGAGATGGCTTCCATTTGGGACATTGATCACCAACGTTTCTGCTGCTTGTATAATGGCTGGACTCTCCACGATTGAAAAGTCGGTAAGGGCTCACTGAATGGTTTCTGTCCGTAGTTTTTATCTTCTATTTACCAATGTCACTTGTTTACACGACGCAAGTGCACTAGCATAGTCTTCCACATTAGCAACTTATGGCTCTTTCTCATTATCTGCATCATATCCTCATCTGCCAAATAGTTATATGCAGCTATGCTTTCAACATTGTGAATACCGAAACAATTCCTATGAGGTGCAGGTAAATATCAAGAACTTCGACACTGTTGCAAACGGGATACAGCTAGGATTTCTGGGTTGTTTGAGTACAGTTTCAACTTTCATTGCCGAGTTCAATGCAATGAGAGAAAGCAAGCACCCTTGGAGAGCTTACCTTTATGCTTCAACTACAATGGGGATTTCATTTGTTTTAGGGATTCTAATATACAATGTACCTGTTTGGACAAAAGGATTTACTTAGAATCCGGGGGCTGCCGCAGGGATGGGTTATGTTTTGAACCCGGGTATGTCAAAAGTTGACGAGAACACATTGGTTTGTTCATAGAAATGAACACCTGCTGTGACAAGACCTTGCTGTCCGTTAGTATTCTCCACCTAATACATTTACACGATTTGTACCAGAGAGCAAGGTATATACATCAGTTTTCTTCGTTCCTAATAAGCCACTACAATAAAATGAGTTACGAAAAGCTCCATTTCTGCCTTCAAAGCTCAAGTTCCCGGAGTCATGTTTGTATATTTTCTCGTGTCACAATTGAAGGTGTTTTATGTTTACACAAATGTAAAATACTGACATTCTTGATGGATTCACAGAGAAACTAATGAACCATGCTTCTTGAGAGAATCAAATCGACCCGGATTTACAAGAGACCTCTCTCTATCAACACACCATGTAGCAACATATATTGGTGCAAGATCATTAAGGTAAAAAAGTTCGACATTGAACAAAATGATCATGGGTTTATCATAGAGATTTAGTGTTCTATGTTTTATTGACACTAACAACTTAatgattaataatattaaatttcaacaaaaaaatatagttcaaaaagaataaaagttaataattttCATCAACATTGAGAAATAATGAATAGAAAAATAGCAGGTCCATAAATTACTGTCTTCAGAATAGTGAGAGTACTGAAATACTATTACTGGTATAAAAGAACAAGAAGATGAATGGAAGTGTGTATCAATACTCTATTccaattgatcaataaaatatgttctctcttttgctctcctattttttttgttctttactcTCTGTCTATTTactttataacaaataataaaataaaatctgtatttaaaatacaatttgtTGAAATATGAGTTGTTTGTTGAAGAGCATCCGTTGAACTATGAACAATACCTTGATTTGGCCACggatcaaaatatttttaaagagttGTAGTTTGGTGCAGCATGGTGACAGGCAAGTGACCAAAGATTGGGTAGGAGACAAACTTTATGTaaaattgtttttgttgtttCAATAACATGCCGGTGTCGGCACGGTGGCAGGCAAATGACCAAAGATGTTCTATACCATGGGAATGGAGATATATGAATAAaggcttttatattctccaccccCATCAGTATGGAGAGAGGATTTCGGTGTAATGTTTTTTTCATAAGAGGATGGCACTGTTGAAAAATATCTTTCActtcacttttattttttagTGTACACAATCAAGTAGTGTATTGataaatgaaaacaaataaatttttatctATTGATCAAACTAGCAAGGGATTTCATAAATCACTAACTAACGTTTGTAAAGGTCAGACACAAGACAAAGTCATTGAAATGGTAGCCTCTGAGATTTATTAGAACAACAGACATTACAAAAAGTAAATCTTTTTTGTTCAGAAAATGACAACAAAAGTTTACTTAAAATGAAGTTCAAAATTCTAGAATGAGGATGATCCAATCTTCAGTGCCTAGTAATAACAGGGACGTTTGTGATGATAAGATAGTGTTTGTTGGAGAGCAAGATTCGTTCAACTATTAACCGGTACATAACTACTTTAACCTAACAGACGTTTACCTCTTTGAAGAGCACATTTCACAGTTAGTTGTTTGCCTCTTTTGAGAGCACCTATGGTGAGGAGATTAGTCATTGTTACCAGCAGTGGATCCCCTAGTTTCaacaaaaaaagaagtaaaaattaAGTCTCATAAACAAATGGACTCTCAATAAGCACAAGTTTTCAGCTTTTCATTTTAAACAAAGCATTTGAGTTACCTTAAGAACTTCTGAGTTGAGCCTTGATGGCCCATCTTTCCATCTCTTCACATACTTCTCGTATTTTGCTTTCTCTTTCCCAGTCCCATGTACCTTTTAGTGTTGATTCTGTACCTTCTTCATTCACGTTGCTCTTCACTCCAACTCCCtgagaaaaaaaagataaaaactgAGAATAATTAGTTGCTGCTTTGATGTTGTtgagaatattttattatttgatattattaaATAGTATTTTAGAGATTACAGTGGATATTTTTAGAGATTCTAGATATTATTTCCTTTGTTGTTAAATCCTACATTAGAGAGTTTTTTCCTCAAGATAGTAGAGTATTCATCTCTAAGTTCATCATGGTATCAGATTTTTTATCcgatttttaggattttttttttctaatttaaaattttttttcctacGAACCCTAGAAACACAAATTTGGTACTTTCCACCCTAGCCTTATTTTTTCTTCTCACCGCCTCTACCATTGGAGTCGAAATCCACTTGCCGGAGTAACCCCAAACTCCGATGACTAGAAGACCTGCGCGTGGGCCCTCCGCATCGTTGCAAGCTTTTGTTGCTCCGTTTTGCGTGCCGTACATGGACTCCACTTGTTGCCGCCATGTGTTTTCTGATGTCGTCGATGTGCTCTCTTCTAATCATTCTCCTCTAAGTGGTGGTGTGTTTTTGGCTAAGTTTTTTGTGTGGGAtatatttggtatttttttttctttagtattTTTGTTCTAATTGTGCAAGTagattttttttggggggtttagTAGTTTTTTTCCAGCATTATGTCTACAGACGAGAAACTCATGATTCCAACCGATAATCTCTCATTGCAAATTAGCCTTGTGAAGCTTGATGGACATAATTACCTTGCTTGGTCAAGGTCATGCTTGTTGTTTATCATGGCTCGTGGCTTAAAGGGGTACCTCACCGGTAAATCATCGAAACCTAAACTCACTGATTCAACATTTAGTTAGTGGGATTCAATGAACTCTCTTGTTATGACATGGCTTATCAACTCTATGTGACCCCATATTTCCAAAACCTATTTGCTGCTTGATATTACGGAAAAGATTTAGAATGCTGCTGCTCTCACCTACTCTCGTATTGGGAATGATGAGTAAATTTTTTAGATTCATAATAAGGTGTTTGGTACAAAACAAGAGGAGCTAACGATTTCTCAATATTTTGTTGAATTAAATGGGTTATGGAAGGAACTTGATTATTATCAAGATTTTCAAGCGAATTGTGCCAATGATGCTGAAAAGTTTCAGAAGATAGTGGAAAAAGAGCGTGTTTTTGATTTCTTAGCTGGGTTGAATACTGAGTATGATCAGATTCGGGTCCAAGTCCTTGGCAAGACTCCGCTCCCTTCCCTTCATATGGCATACTCCTATGTACAACAGGAGGAGAGTCATTGTGGTGTTATGCTCTATAATCCACCTTTAGAGAAAACTAGCCTCATTGCTAACTAGGATGGTCTATCGGGTGGTAAGTCTACCAAGGATCACTTAACGTATGATTATTGTGGTAAGCCTTGGCACACTAAATATTCGTGCTGAAAGTTGCATGGTCGTCTCACTCATGGTCGTGGTGGAAAACGAGGGGCTAATTCTCGGCCTGAGGCAAATTTGTTAGACTCATTGACAACAAAGAATAAGTCCACTTCTGTTGGAAGTTTTATCTCGGATGAGATTCAACATCTTCTATGCTTCTTGCCTCAATTGGACTCTACCTCGATTGGCAAGTCTAATCATGGAAACTCAAGTACTGTTTTAACTGCTCCATTTACTTCTGACTCTTGGATTATCGATTCCGATGTGAATAGACATATGCCAGGTCAAACAAAAACTTATTTAACCATACTACTTGTCTATTTAAAGATAGTGTGCGACTAGCCGATGACTCATTTACCTCAATCTTCGGAACAGATTCTGTTGTTTGTACTCCCAATATCACTTTATCCGCTGTCCTCGATGTCCCTAAATTCTCGGTTAACCTTTTATCTGTTAGTACTATCACTAAATCCTTAAATTGTAAACTTGAATTCTTTCCCAATCACTGTGTCTTTCAAGACCTCTAGATAGGGAAGACGATTAGCAATGGTAGATTGTGTAATGGCTTATATCTTATGGATCGATTGTCCAGTATGTCTCAAACATTATTTAGAGACAATAAAGATGTTAACTAGGAGATAATTCAGTGGCATAGGTGGTTAGGACATCCATCATTTATTATTCTTGCAAAGATGTTTCCTAATTTATTTTCAAGAACTCAATTAGACTCTTTAGTTTGTGATGCCTATGAGTTTGCTAAGCATACAAGAAACGGTTATCCTTTGCGTAATAATAAAAGTACTATTCCTTTTGAGATTATTCATTCAGATGTTTCAGGCCCTACTCGCATTACTTTTTTATCTGGTAATCATTAGTTTGTTACTTTTATTAACTGTTGAACTCGGTTAACAtgagtatttttattaaaatccaaaagtgaTGTTTCTCGTGTTTTCGTTCTTTACATAAATTGATTACTACTCAGTTTGATGC
Protein-coding sequences here:
- the LOC107901399 gene encoding fluoride export protein 1, with amino-acid sequence MGYIVSLSYSMLTTLIIDSFSLVVIKKVSFFLNGCLHLSFDKNYQNINLINCYVFVTLLRNAVVYRTDMDHGTHNPEPTRTGAFSQTGSLGSSLRKRSFSISSSVSYRIDDDIGSEAVSEAGDIGDRALQSNRHSVSSSCRLSLDLAMEGGSVIHPEDLHKVSVASPVPEDVTSPLPLDLLKGPGDEKQEKQRLPMSLEYISCLIHLAVFGILGVFTRYLLEKLFGPSLLGVTSNETIVYPNLPSNMVGSFLMGWWGVVFKGDISQVSDILAVGLITGYLGSVTTFSGWNQKMLDLSVDGHWVQAILGFLIGLFLVAYSIIFGIETAKGFRWILKKLNTRPEKGVPSCNCNWTLNSSRRHLVAMVILLLVLGVLLSVSGLLLKEEFNSGSSGAQLWLACLVGPFGVWIRWFLARLNGRGLGKSGILRWLPFGTLITNVSAACIMAGLSTIEKSVNIKNFDTVANGIQLGFLGCLSTVSTFIAEFNAMRESKHPWRAYLYASTTMGISFVLGILIYNVPVWTKGFT